In one Methylobacterium sp. SyP6R genomic region, the following are encoded:
- a CDS encoding UPF0280 family protein gives MDGPAHQVLADGRLHLQHGPIDLVLRAYGVDAAVAEAHHAAIARFATVLGELVGELPELRKGMSEHPRVDGRIASRMVAACRPHKAFVTPMAAVAGAVSDEILAAMCEAAPLDKAFVNDGGDIALHLTEGETLAVGVAADFSRGPVPAMNGRVTLRYEDGIGGIATSGRQGRSFSLGLADSVTVLARDAAGADAAATLIANAVDLPGHPGVRRVPATDLDPDSDLGSRLVTVAVPVLSGREIDDALAAGLQRASSMRAAGLIRSAALMLQGRSVILEDRREIRP, from the coding sequence ATGGACGGCCCGGCGCACCAGGTCCTGGCGGATGGGCGGCTGCACCTCCAGCACGGCCCGATCGATCTGGTGCTGCGCGCCTACGGGGTGGACGCCGCGGTCGCCGAGGCGCACCATGCGGCCATCGCCCGCTTCGCGACGGTCCTGGGCGAGCTGGTCGGCGAATTGCCGGAATTGCGCAAAGGCATGAGCGAGCACCCCCGGGTCGATGGTCGAATCGCCAGCCGGATGGTCGCCGCGTGCCGGCCGCACAAGGCGTTCGTCACGCCCATGGCCGCGGTGGCCGGCGCGGTGTCCGACGAGATCCTGGCGGCGATGTGCGAGGCCGCTCCCCTCGACAAGGCCTTCGTCAACGATGGCGGCGACATCGCGCTGCACCTCACCGAGGGCGAGACCCTGGCGGTGGGCGTGGCGGCGGATTTCTCCCGCGGCCCGGTGCCGGCGATGAACGGCCGGGTCACCTTGCGCTACGAAGACGGGATCGGCGGCATCGCCACCTCCGGGCGGCAGGGCCGTTCCTTCTCCCTCGGGCTCGCCGATTCGGTGACGGTGCTCGCCCGCGACGCCGCCGGCGCCGACGCCGCCGCGACGCTGATCGCCAACGCGGTCGACCTGCCCGGTCATCCGGGTGTCCGGCGCGTCCCCGCCACCGATCTCGACCCGGATTCCGATCTGGGCTCCCGCCTCGTCACCGTCGCGGTGCCGGTGCTCTCGGGACGAGAGATCGACGACGCCCTCGCGGCCGGCCTGCAGCGAGCGTCATCGATGCGCGCCGCCGGCCTGATCCGCTCCGCCGCCCTGATGCTCCAGGGCCGCTCCGTCATTCTCGAGGACAGAAGGGAGATCCGCCCATGA
- a CDS encoding GGDEF domain-containing protein: protein MAILRSIRRIFAAGPPARDPALAGRLMRMIFGCYIVVAVGLTAVQMLVAYRAASQRLQDDVAALQRTFSPGIEDAMWRYNAEVLRGILAGMKEIPAVVGVEVRDEAGRRVQATGTFTDEAGKIRHIGRNDEMPATRSFGTPFSRTFPVVHTDENGRLYPIGSWTVHSDDSIAIDQVKNTLYVILINSAIKSLMLWFIFYLVIRTMVGRPLDQIRSYLARIDADTLAAPPLTIEAGGRNELHALANALNTMRDRLRRSFEENAALMRDLREMNATLQDRIAERTRDLEALAHTDLLTGLFNRRKLDEALAEAAERAASSGAPLSLVLGDVDNFKSVNDRHGHKVGDQVLVAFAALLRDAVRPADILGRWGGEEFMLLCPDADLAAASVIAERLRLRVEATSLPEVGSRTCSFGVATLIPGESTDSLVARADAALYRCKRNGRNRVEASSGPWPEAVERGAA, encoded by the coding sequence ATGGCGATCCTTCGCTCGATCCGCAGGATCTTCGCCGCCGGCCCGCCGGCCCGGGACCCGGCGCTCGCCGGCCGTCTGATGCGGATGATCTTCGGCTGCTACATCGTGGTGGCCGTCGGCCTCACGGCCGTGCAGATGCTCGTGGCCTACCGGGCGGCGAGCCAGCGCCTGCAGGACGACGTGGCGGCGCTCCAGCGCACCTTCAGCCCCGGCATCGAGGACGCGATGTGGCGCTACAACGCCGAGGTGCTGCGCGGCATCCTGGCGGGCATGAAGGAGATCCCGGCGGTGGTGGGCGTCGAGGTCCGCGACGAGGCCGGCCGGCGGGTCCAGGCCACCGGCACCTTCACCGACGAAGCCGGCAAGATCCGGCATATCGGCCGCAACGACGAGATGCCGGCGACACGCAGCTTCGGCACCCCGTTCAGCCGCACCTTCCCGGTCGTGCATACCGACGAGAACGGCCGCCTCTATCCGATCGGATCCTGGACCGTCCATTCCGACGACAGCATCGCGATCGACCAGGTCAAGAACACGCTCTACGTGATCCTGATCAACTCGGCGATCAAGTCGCTGATGTTGTGGTTCATCTTCTATCTGGTCATCCGCACCATGGTGGGCCGGCCGCTCGACCAGATCCGCTCCTACCTCGCCCGGATCGACGCCGACACCCTGGCGGCGCCGCCGCTCACGATCGAGGCCGGCGGGCGCAACGAGCTGCATGCGCTCGCCAACGCGCTCAACACCATGCGCGACCGGCTGCGGCGCTCCTTCGAGGAGAACGCCGCCCTGATGCGCGACCTGCGCGAGATGAACGCGACGCTGCAGGACCGGATCGCCGAGCGCACCCGCGATCTCGAGGCCCTGGCCCATACCGACCTGCTGACCGGCCTGTTCAACCGGCGCAAGCTCGACGAGGCCCTGGCCGAGGCGGCGGAGCGGGCGGCCTCGAGCGGCGCGCCTTTGTCGCTGGTCCTCGGCGACGTCGACAACTTCAAGTCGGTCAACGACCGGCACGGCCACAAGGTCGGCGATCAGGTGCTGGTCGCCTTCGCGGCGCTCCTGCGCGACGCGGTGCGGCCCGCCGACATCCTCGGCCGCTGGGGCGGCGAGGAGTTCATGCTGCTCTGCCCGGACGCCGACCTCGCGGCGGCCTCGGTGATCGCCGAGCGACTGCGCCTGCGCGTCGAGGCGACGTCCCTGCCGGAGGTCGGCTCCCGTACCTGCTCCTTCGGTGTCGCGACGCTGATCCCCGGCGAGAGTACCGACAGCCTCGTCGCCCGGGCCGACGCCGCGCTCTACCGCTGCAAGCGCAACGGCCGCAACCGCGTCGAGGCGAGTTCCGGGCCGTGGCCGGAGGCCGTGGAGCGCGGGGCGGCCTGA
- a CDS encoding 6-hydroxynicotinate reductase produces the protein MSADSLSTEARSKKFGAQEADGIVRCDACPVLCRIRPGRSGACSRYANEDGHLVRTDPVVLLHDAAESGRKLVPFGAAEWDGRVLDPSRTFVTGIGAGTTYPDYKPAPFIVASEHAGVETVTVVTEGIFSYCGVKVKIDTDRHLGPERAAIRVNGEEVGHVTTAEYGSQMLSVGGVRHLTGGSKKEGTVTCDTLLRLCAGEPVTMTIENGHEVVVQAGHAPIVDGVPEQRMRVGCGSATVGIFAKQWLGHADEVIVVDDHITGVLTEHQAGKVLGMRPAGIRVKGRRSTPGRYFQVANPGIGWGGTDIADPLGIIQAIDPATAWPGLRLLMTSTTGEHALWLVLDDDLKPVPAEMPAPVQAVVDRIGENCEPSLCTVLFMAGAGGSLRAGVTENPVLLTRSVAAGETRVTMGGAPVTVWPGGGITVMADVTRLPKNAFGSVPTPAIVAPIEFTLPRDLYARLGGHDGDVVAMTDVLREVGPAARIDGWNPDHPWPAGAVA, from the coding sequence ATGAGCGCCGACAGCCTCTCCACCGAAGCCCGCTCCAAGAAATTCGGCGCGCAGGAGGCCGACGGCATCGTGCGCTGCGATGCCTGCCCGGTCCTGTGCCGGATCCGGCCCGGCCGCTCCGGCGCCTGCTCGCGCTACGCCAACGAGGACGGCCACCTCGTGCGCACCGACCCGGTCGTGCTGCTGCACGACGCGGCGGAATCCGGCCGGAAGCTGGTGCCGTTCGGGGCGGCGGAATGGGACGGGCGGGTGCTCGATCCTTCGCGCACCTTCGTCACCGGCATCGGCGCCGGCACCACCTATCCGGACTACAAGCCCGCTCCCTTCATCGTGGCGAGCGAGCACGCGGGCGTCGAGACCGTCACGGTCGTGACCGAGGGCATCTTCAGCTATTGCGGCGTGAAGGTGAAGATCGACACCGACCGCCATCTCGGCCCCGAGCGCGCCGCCATCCGGGTCAACGGCGAGGAGGTCGGCCACGTCACCACCGCCGAATACGGCTCGCAGATGCTGTCGGTCGGCGGCGTGCGCCACCTCACCGGCGGCTCGAAGAAGGAGGGCACCGTCACCTGCGACACGCTGCTCCGCCTGTGCGCGGGCGAGCCCGTGACGATGACGATCGAGAACGGCCACGAGGTCGTGGTCCAGGCCGGTCACGCGCCGATCGTCGACGGGGTGCCGGAACAGCGCATGCGCGTCGGCTGCGGCTCGGCGACGGTCGGCATCTTCGCGAAGCAATGGCTGGGACACGCCGACGAGGTGATCGTCGTCGACGACCACATCACCGGCGTGCTCACCGAGCACCAGGCCGGCAAGGTGCTGGGCATGCGCCCGGCCGGCATCCGGGTGAAGGGCCGGCGCTCGACGCCGGGACGCTACTTCCAGGTCGCCAATCCCGGCATCGGCTGGGGCGGCACCGACATCGCCGACCCCCTCGGCATCATCCAGGCGATCGATCCCGCCACCGCCTGGCCGGGCCTGCGCCTCCTCATGACCTCGACCACTGGGGAACACGCCCTCTGGCTCGTCCTCGACGACGACCTGAAGCCCGTGCCGGCCGAGATGCCGGCCCCGGTGCAGGCCGTGGTCGACCGCATCGGCGAGAATTGCGAGCCCTCGCTCTGCACCGTGCTGTTCATGGCCGGGGCCGGCGGTTCCCTGCGGGCCGGGGTCACCGAGAACCCGGTGCTGCTCACCCGCTCGGTCGCCGCCGGCGAGACCCGGGTGACGATGGGCGGCGCGCCGGTCACGGTCTGGCCCGGCGGCGGCATCACGGTGATGGCCGACGTGACCCGGCTGCCGAAGAACGCCTTCGGCTCCGTGCCGACCCCGGCGATCGTGGCGCCGATCGAATTCACCCTGCCGCGCGATCTCTATGCCCGCTTGGGGGGGCACGACGGCGACGTGGTGGCGATGACGGACGTCCTGCGCGAGGTCGGGCCGGCCGCCCGGATCGACGGCTGGAATCCCGATCATCCCTGGCCCGCCGGGGCGGTCGCATGA
- a CDS encoding MarR family winged helix-turn-helix transcriptional regulator gives MSAPRASAAPLPASLPASLPDPEIDPEAIRTYRVEDQIGYLIRRAHQRASAIFETVMRDFSVTPVQYAVMCKLHDLGATSQNQVGRLVGVDPATMFGVARRLTTRGLVRPTSDESDARLVLLTLTAEGIGVIEAMKSRGAEVTARTLAPLSATEAAELTRLLARLG, from the coding sequence ATGAGCGCGCCTCGCGCGAGCGCCGCGCCCTTGCCCGCATCCTTGCCCGCATCCTTGCCCGATCCGGAGATCGACCCCGAGGCGATCCGCACCTACAGGGTCGAGGATCAGATCGGCTACCTGATCCGCCGGGCGCATCAGCGCGCCTCGGCGATCTTCGAGACGGTGATGCGGGACTTTTCCGTCACGCCGGTGCAGTACGCCGTGATGTGCAAGCTGCACGATCTCGGAGCGACCTCGCAGAACCAGGTCGGGCGCCTCGTCGGCGTCGATCCGGCGACGATGTTCGGCGTCGCCCGCCGCCTCACCACCCGCGGCCTGGTGCGGCCGACCTCCGACGAATCCGATGCCCGGCTGGTGCTGCTGACCCTGACCGCGGAGGGGATCGGGGTGATCGAGGCGATGAAGAGCCGCGGCGCCGAGGTGACGGCCCGCACGCTCGCGCCCCTCTCCGCCACGGAGGCCGCCGAGCTGACCCGCCTGCTTGCCCGGCTCGGCTGA
- a CDS encoding amino acid synthesis family protein: protein MIEVRKIVVTVEEVRHDGGPALAHPILKGAVACLVKNPFAGRYEPEITPMMEALKPLGVECARKLLDALGGDPGRIEAYGKGSLVGASGELEHGALWHVPGGYAMRELLGQALAIVPSMTKVGPMGASLDVPIHHKDAAYVRSHFDGVTVAVADGPRADEILFALAMTTGGRPHARVGGLTKDAIGKWDGQR, encoded by the coding sequence ATGATCGAGGTCCGCAAGATCGTCGTCACCGTCGAGGAGGTCCGCCACGACGGCGGCCCCGCCCTCGCCCACCCCATCCTCAAGGGCGCCGTCGCCTGCCTGGTGAAGAACCCCTTCGCCGGACGCTACGAGCCCGAGATCACCCCGATGATGGAGGCGTTGAAGCCGCTCGGCGTCGAATGCGCCCGCAAGCTCCTCGACGCGCTCGGCGGCGATCCCGGCCGGATCGAGGCCTACGGCAAGGGCTCGCTGGTGGGAGCGTCCGGCGAGCTGGAGCACGGGGCTTTGTGGCACGTGCCCGGCGGCTACGCGATGCGCGAATTGCTGGGCCAGGCGCTCGCCATCGTCCCGTCGATGACCAAGGTCGGGCCGATGGGCGCCTCCCTCGACGTGCCGATCCACCACAAGGACGCGGCCTATGTCCGCTCGCATTTCGACGGCGTCACCGTGGCGGTGGCGGACGGTCCGCGCGCCGACGAGATCCTGTTCGCGCTGGCGATGACCACCGGCGGGCGCCCGCATGCCCGGGTCGGCGGGCTGACGAAGGACGCGATCGGGAAGTGGGACGGGCAGCGTTGA